In Flavobacterium sp. GSB-24, the genomic window TCTGCTAATATATCTCCAAACGGATCAATAATCATAGAACAGCCATTTTTGAGCTGGTCCTCATCCATACCAATCGGGTTTGAAAATATGGTATAAACCGCATTGTCATAAGCTCTTGCCGGAAGCCATTTCATAAGCCAGTCACGGCCTTTCATCCCATCAAATTCTAATCGTAACGATGTTGGATCAGCTTCTCGGTTTTCCCAAAGCTGCGGAGCAACAAAACCAGCGCCCGGTCGGGTAGAAGGTGTGCACATTGTTACATGAGGCATAAAAATAATATCGGCTCCTAGAAGCTTTGTGGCGCGGACATTTTCTATAATATTATTGTCGTAACAAATTAAGATACCGCATTTCCATCCTGCAATTTCAAAAACACAATAACGATCTCCAGCGGTTAAATATGGATTTATAAACGGATGTAATTTTCGGTATTTGGCCACTAAACCATTTCTGTCAACACATACATATGCTTTGAATAAATTATCATTTTCATCTTTCTCAAAAAGCCCTGCCAATATTACAATGTTGTTGTTTTTAGCAATTTGAGTCAATTTTAAAATACTTTCGCCGCTCGGAATTAATTCTGCCAAGTCCAGCATTTGCTCTTTGGATAGATTTCTTGCGAATGTATATCCTGTTATTGAACATTCGTGAAACGAAATTACATCGCAGCCTTCTTCAGATGCCTTTTTCGAAAGCTTTTCAATTACAGATAAATTATAGTTTTTATTGCCGCTTTTGTTTTCAAATTGAGCTGTAGCTATTTTTAGATTTTTCATATTGTTCACTATTAATTAGGGTCAAAATTAGTGTGAGCAATACGTTATAAATTGTATAAAACCGACATTTTAGAATGTTGATGCGGGAAATCTTTTTATAAGATTGTTGGTTAGTTTTCCCGTGGTGCAGACATATTCTGTTGGAGTAATTCCGGTATGTTTTCTAAATTCTTTTATTAAATGCGACTGATCTGAAAATCCTGCATTATAACAAATTGTGGTTAGATTGGTGTCGTCAGGTTTGTTTTTTAATAATTTCAAAAAATGATGGATTCGTATAACATTCCCAAATTTCTTCGGATTTAATCCAATGCATTCTTTGAATTTTCTTTCCAAATGTCTTTCGGTATACCCAGTATATTTAACCAATTCTTTTATAGAAAAGAGACCTTTTTTGTCAATGATAAAATTTAGGGAACCATTTATTAGGAACTGATTTGAAGACGGTTTAGAGGCAATGATTGATCTGAAGAAATGATTTAAAAGATTAACACGAGCCTGATTATTTTGTTCTAATAATTTTTCTTGGAGCTCAATAATTTTTTGGTCAAACACATCTTCTACCGGAATAATAGAATCGTGAAATTCATGGGCAGGAATTCCTAATAATTGATGAATTCCGTTGGGTTGAAAAACGACAATTATTAATGTTATTTTATTCTCAGAATATAGATCTTTAAAACCGTTAAGCTGTCCATACAAAAATGAAGCTGGTAAATAATCTTTTACTTCGCCGATTTCAGAAATGAGTTTACTTTTTACAGAAAATACAATACCAGTATTACCATCAGAAAACAAACGAAACTTTTGGACAGCAGTTTCTGCATTATCTAAAAACAGATAATGTTTGATATAAGGTGATAATTCTTTTGATGGCGAAACCTGCATAACTCTAATTGATTTGAATGCAAATTGAAATGTCATTTTGCAAGTAATTATGAGTTTAGCAAAATTAGGGATATTTTTCTTGAAAAACTTTTAGTATCTAATCTAGCCCCGATAGAAACGATATCCTTTTGCGGCGGGGTTCGCCGCAAAAGATATAGTGAATAGCGGGACTAAAGGTGTAATGAAAATGAATTTTCTGCTTCTGGAAATAAAAATATTAATTCTGCAAAGCTTTTTTTACCTCCGGCATCATTTTGTCCACAAATAATTTATAGGCTGATTCTGAAGGGTGTAAACCATCTGAAGCAACAAGATTGGCACTGTTGAGTCCTTGTCGTGTAATGTCTGTAATGGAAACAAAAGCCACTTGATTATTGGCACAATATTTCTCGGCAAAAGAATTGTATTGGTCAATTTCGGCAGAAATCGTTGAGGTTTGATCACCGGCGAGACTTTTTCCGTAAGGCGTGTAAGCATAATCTGGAATGGAAATGACGACAACATTTTTTCGGTCACCTTTGGCAAGCATGATTGCTTTGGTTACCAATTCTGGAAATTCTTTTTCGTAAACCGAAAAATTTCTGTGTTGATATTGATTGTTTACACCAATTAAAAGCGTCACCAAATCGTAATTGGCTTCTGGATTTTGTGTGTTTATTGCTGAAAGTAAATTGGATGTTGTCCAGCCTGTTGTAGCAATTATTTTTAGCGAAATTGTACTGGAATACATCGCGTTTAAACTGGTCTTTAATTGTTCTGGAAAACGACATGTAGCACAAACACTCTGCCCGATTGTGTAACTGTCGCCTAATGCTAAATAATTGATCGAACTAGCAATTGGTGGCTCTGGGGTTTTGGGAGGGGTTACAACTGGCGGTGTAGTTGTGATAGGAGCAGATTCTTCTGATGAGCTGCAGCTCATCAGAAATACTGAAAGTATAATGGTAACTATTTGTTTAAAATATGGTTTCATAATTTGTTTAAATTTAAATCTTGAGGTCGTTTTAAACAAATAGTTACGTTAAATATGCGGGTTTGGATTTATTAAACCATTTCGGTTTTCATCACAATATCTTCTTCGATTGCATTCCAAAGTCCGATACGTCTTTCTAGGGCTAGAATAGAAACTTCTTCTACTTCTTTCCATTTTTGAGCATCATCTTCGCATAATTCTGTAATCATTTGCATGGCCATTGGTCCGTGTTCGTCGGCATCCAATTCGATATGTCTTTCAAAATAGTAAAGCAATTTTGTCAAATCGACTTCTGGAAGATTCTTTTGGAAATTTTTTAGGATTTCGGTAAACATACTCGGAATCAAATCTTCTCTTCCAAAAGTAAATGCAGCGGCAATTTGGTGTGGTTTTCCTTCTTCAATAACTCTGAAAGTAAAATCTAAGAAAGCTTTCACATTCGGGTGAAGCTGACTTTGTTTAATAGCAACAAATATATTGTGAAGCGAACTTACTTCTGATAGGAAATTTAAAATACCAGTTGTGTCAGCGCCACAAGCTTCCATTGCTTCCAAATACATTTCGTAGTGACTTTGTCTTCTTCCGTCAAGCGTTAAATCTGTTTCTTCGGCAAGAACAATTTCATTAATTAAATAACGAGTTTCTGGATTTTTAGTAGCAAACCAAGGCGTTGTTGTGCAGGTAAGTTTGGCTTGTAAAGCTTTCAATAACGACATAAAATCCCAAACAGCAAAAACATGACTTTCTAAAAAACTATGTAAGTCATCTATGTTCTGAATCTTATTATATAAAGAATGTTTTAACAGTTGGTCTTTTTGTGGTTGTATGCTTTTGTTTATTGCTTCAATATTCATTTTTGGAAAAAATTTTGGTGCAAAGATAAAAAGCTTCTTTGTTAGAAGAAGCTTTTTAAATCGATTTTGTATATATTTTAATAGTTGTCTACTATTTAAATGCTGGAATTCCAGTCACATCCATTCCAGTTATTAGTAAATGGATGTCATGAGTTCCTTCATAAGTAATTACACTTTCAAGATTCATCATGTGACGCATAATAGAGTATTCACCAGTGATTCCCATACCTCCAAGCATTTGTCTAGCTTCTCTTGCAATGGTAATTGCCATGTTAACATTATTACGTTTTGCCATCGAAATTTGTGCTGTAGTAGCTTTTCCTTCATTTCTTAAAACACCTAAACGCCAGGTTAATAATTGCGCTTTTGTGATTTCAGTAATCATTTCGGCTAATTTCTTTTGCTGTAATTGAGTACCTCCAATTGGTTTTCCAAACTGAATTCTTTCTTTAGAATATCTTAATGCCGTATCGTAACAGTCCATCGCTGCTCCGATTGCTCCCCAGGCAATTCCGTAACGAGCTGAATCTAAACAGCCAAGTGGAGCTCCTAAACCAGATTTATTAGGTAAAAGATTTTCTTTAGGAACTTTTACGTTATCAAAAATCAACTCTCCAGTTGCAGATGCACGAAGCGACCATTTATTATGCGTTTCTGGAGTTGTAAAACCTTCCATTCCTCGTTCTACAATTAAACCATGAATTCTTCCTTCTTCATTTTTTGCCCAAACAATAGCAATATCAGCAAAAGGCGCATTTGAGATCCACATTTTGGCACCATTTAAAAGATAATGATCTCCCATGTCTTTAAAATTGGTAATCATACTTCCAGGATCAGAACCGTGATCTGGTTCGGTCAAACCAAAACATCCTATAAATTCACCAGTTGCTAGCTTCGGAAGGTATTTCATTCGCTGTTCTTCATTACCATATTTCCAAATAGGATACATTACTAAAGAAGATTGAACAGATGAGGTAGATCTTACGCCAGAATCGCCTCTTTCAATTTCCTGCATGATTAAGCCGTAAGAGATTTGATCTAATCCCGCTCCGCCATATTCTACAGGAATATAAGGTCCGAAACCGCCAATTTCTCCAAGTCCTTTAATAATTTGTTTAGGAAATTCTGCTTTTTGAGCATATTCTTCTATTATAGGAGAAACTTCCTTTTTTACCCATGCTCGAGCAGATTCTCGAACCAATTTATGTTCGTCGGTTAGTAAATCATCTAGGTTATAATAATCTGGAGATTGAAATAAGTCTGGTTTCATGTTTTTTAATTTTACTTAAACAAATTTACGTAATAAAAATATAACAAATAACGCTTAAATTGTTATATTTTTTTAAGGCAAAAATAAAATTAATAGGAATTTGGCAAATTAATTGTAGTTTATTGATAATTTATAGACTATTTTTGAATACCAAAAACTAATTAAATGAGGCTGATCATCTCTTTTTTATTTTTATTGATACTTAATACTACTGTGGCTCAACCTAAAAAAGAGCTTACTGAACAAGAGTATTTAGAATTGCAGGATAAAATTCGTTTCAGCATGAACGGTAATTTTGATGAAGGACTTAAGTATGCTGCTGAATTACAAAAATCTAGTAATAATGAACATTTAGCTTTTGCTTATGGATCAGGATCTTATTTATATCAACTAAAGAACAATAGAGCTAAGTGTGATGAATGGTATAAAAAAGCACTAGAATATTATAATAGAATTCCCGAATCTGTTCAAAAAATAAATCTTCGCGCCTACTTATATAATTATAGAGGATTAACGGAATGGAAAAGAAAAAATTTCAGTAATGCTTTAAGTAATTACCAGGAAGGAATAAAACTTTCTACCAAAACATTGGATGTTATACAGATCGTTAAGTTTAAAAGCAATATAGCTTTAGTTAATGAAGAAGTAGGGAATTATGAACTTGCTATTAGAAATCTAAGGCAGAATAGTATTTTTTTAGATAAAAATGAAAGTCTATACGAAAAAGATCAATTTCAAAATAGTAAAAGTAATATTTATACCAATTTAGGAAATGTCTATGAAGGCTATTTCATGAAAGCTCGAGGTAAATTATTTTTATTAGATTCTGCCGAATACTTTTATAAAAGAGCAATCAATTATTCGCAAAATTATTTAGACAATAAAATTACTTCTACTCTTAGTTTAGGAAATATTTATCTATACAAAAAAGATTTTAAAAATGCAGAAAGAACCTACTTCGATATTTCGATGTATGCTAAGCAAAATAATGATGATTATTATTATAGGATTGCAAATTATAATTTAGGAGACCTTTATCATTCATTAAAAAATTATGATAAAGCTTTGGTATTTTTAAAGAAGGTTGATTCTATGTCTGTTAAAGAAAAAAAAACAGATAGAATTTCTTTTCAGTCCAATTATCTTCAGGCTAAAATTTATAGTGCAAAAAATGAACCCGAATTAGCTTTCAAATATTCTAAAATGTATTTAGATTCTTATGAAAAGTACGAAGGAGAATTAAGAGAAGAAGCTTTAGAAGTCAATTACAAACTGGGTACGGCGAATCTTAGCGATGAGATGATAAGCATTCAGGAAAAGTATAAGTACGAGGTTTTATGGAATAAAGCCCTTAAAGTTTTATATGTTATTCTAGTTGTTGGAATTGTGTTTTTCCTAATTAAAAATATTCGGGACAAAAATAAAGCACAGAAAAAAATGAATGCTTTAATTGAAGAATTTAAAGCTAATCTGGAGAAAAAAGAAATTGAAAAAGCTGAAATCGAAAAAGCAGCTGCAGAACAAAATATACTTGTTGAAACTCCAGAACTAGAAGATACATTACTTAAAAAGGAAAATGCAAACCTTAGTATTGATGAAGCTAAAGAAAATAAAATTGTAGAAAAATTATTGGCACTAGAAGAAAAATTAGAATACCTAAATCCTGATTTTACATTGTCTTATGTTGCCAAAAAAATCAAAACTAATACAACTTATTTGTCTTATGTTGTAAATAAACGATTTGGTAAATCTTTTGGAGAATATTCTAATGAGTTAAAAATTAATTATGTTATTAATCAAATGATTACAAACCACTTATATCGTAAATATTCAACACAGGCAATTGCAGAAAGTGTTGGGTTTAAGAATGCGGTTTCATTTGCAAAATCGTTTCGCAAAAGAACTGGAGTATCTCCAGCTCAATTTGCGAACAATATTTAAAGCTGTACTATTAACCATTTCCGTTTCCTCCAGTACCTTTAGCAGGATTGTTTTTTGGATCAACATCTTCTCCATCACCGCCTCGGATAATTTTTTGAGCTTCTTTATTTATTTTTTCTAATTGAAAGTCTTCAAATGTCAATTTTATATTTTTCATGTCGTATGTTTTTTAATTATTATTTACACTATTATAAATGAGATTAACCATTTCCGTTTCCTCCAGTACCTTTAGCTGGATTGTTCTGCGGATCGACATCTTCTCCATCACCGCCTTTTATAACTTTTTGAGCTTCTTTATTTATTTTTTCTAATTGAAAATCTTTAATTGCCAATTTTATATTTTTCATGTCGTATGTTTTTTAATTATTATTTACACTATTATAAATGAGAGTTAACCATTTCCGTTTCCTCCAGTACCTTTAGCTGGATTGTTCTGCGGATCCACAGATTCTCCATCACCGCCTTTTATAACTTTTTGTGCTTCTGTGCTTATTTTTTCTATTTCAAAATCTTTGATTTTCAGTGAATTATTTTTCATGTTTCTTTTTTTTTGGATTGCTTTTTATACTATTTACTATGTGTTTTAATTTTGTAGAAAGAATTAACCATTTCCGTTTCCTCCAGTACCTTTTACAGGATTGTTTGTGTCAGTAGGTGGTGGTGTTTGGCTGTCATTACCTCCGCCTTTAATAGCTTGCTGTTGTTGTTTAGAAATTGTTTCTGTTTCAAAATTTTCTAATGTGAATGCTGAATTTTTCATGTCTTTTAATTTTTTTTGGATTTAAATTTAATACGATTAATCTTTCATAAAATTTTTAAGCAATTTTGTCATATTGCGATGAAAAAGCGCTAAAAATTGGTTTACGTTAAGAATTTTGGGTTGTTATTTTACTTAAAAAAAGCAATAAAATTGAACTTTATTTATAAGTTAAATCTTGTCAAATTATTTTTAAGCATTGCTTTTTTGGGGGGATTTTTGCTGCGAATTTGAGGTTGATTTTAGACTTTTTTTGAGTCATTTTAATCTCTTCTATTTTGTTTTTTCTTCTTCAAAACCATTCGATTTTGATACCATGTTTTTCATGTTTTTCGGTATTTAGATTATTGCTTTTCCAAAACTAGGCAAAAAGTAAAGCCGTTAATCGAAAATAGCCTTTCTGAGCTTTTTATACTAGATAATCAATCATAATATATTGTTTTACAGTAATTTATGTTGTGTACTATACTTGGTATAATTTATAAATTGTATGTGGTATAATTAATAAATTGTATATATGCATGCGATTTTTATCAATAAAAACTACAATATTTGCAGTGTAATTATGATTTAAAAACGATCAAAAGCGATGTTGAAACTGGTCCAAAAATTTCTACAAATTAATCGATACTCAGATATAAAAAATGAGTTCAAGGATCTGTTTTTGTCTCATCCCAATTATCCGAGTTTATTTGCGATTACAGATTCATTCGATTTGCTTTCTGTAGAGAATGCAGCAGTAAGAGTTTCGAAAGAGCAAATTGTAGATTTACCGTCTAATTTTTTGGCGTATTTTAAAGATGAATTGATATTGGTTGAAAAGACTAAAAGTGGTGTTCGAATTACGACTAACAAAAAAGGAACTCAAAAGTTATCTTATGATAAATTTCTTTTGGACTGGAATGGAGTAATTGTTGCTATTGAGCCAAATAATGTAGTTTCGAGAGATAATTTAAAAGTAGAATATAATTGGTTAAAATATTTTCTGCCTCTTGCCCTTCTTACAGGATTATCTTTTTTCTATAACGGCTTTGATTTATTTAGTACTATTTTTTTAGTAACATCAATATTGGGTTTAATCGTGAGCATATTTATTGTTCAGGAGAAATGGGGTGTTAAAAACACTGTAATTTCAA contains:
- a CDS encoding helix-turn-helix domain-containing protein — translated: MTFQFAFKSIRVMQVSPSKELSPYIKHYLFLDNAETAVQKFRLFSDGNTGIVFSVKSKLISEIGEVKDYLPASFLYGQLNGFKDLYSENKITLIIVVFQPNGIHQLLGIPAHEFHDSIIPVEDVFDQKIIELQEKLLEQNNQARVNLLNHFFRSIIASKPSSNQFLINGSLNFIIDKKGLFSIKELVKYTGYTERHLERKFKECIGLNPKKFGNVIRIHHFLKLLKNKPDDTNLTTICYNAGFSDQSHLIKEFRKHTGITPTEYVCTTGKLTNNLIKRFPASTF
- a CDS encoding nitrilase family protein, which codes for MKNLKIATAQFENKSGNKNYNLSVIEKLSKKASEEGCDVISFHECSITGYTFARNLSKEQMLDLAELIPSGESILKLTQIAKNNNIVILAGLFEKDENDNLFKAYVCVDRNGLVAKYRKLHPFINPYLTAGDRYCVFEIAGWKCGILICYDNNIIENVRATKLLGADIIFMPHVTMCTPSTRPGAGFVAPQLWENREADPTSLRLEFDGMKGRDWLMKWLPARAYDNAVYTIFSNPIGMDEDQLKNGCSMIIDPFGDILAECRTFDDSFATAIITPEKCIQAGGNRYIKARRPELYKDIIGQDHNSEQNVVWLNPDKKSIN
- a CDS encoding SGNH/GDSL hydrolase family protein is translated as MKPYFKQIVTIILSVFLMSCSSSEESAPITTTPPVVTPPKTPEPPIASSINYLALGDSYTIGQSVCATCRFPEQLKTSLNAMYSSTISLKIIATTGWTTSNLLSAINTQNPEANYDLVTLLIGVNNQYQHRNFSVYEKEFPELVTKAIMLAKGDRKNVVVISIPDYAYTPYGKSLAGDQTSTISAEIDQYNSFAEKYCANNQVAFVSITDITRQGLNSANLVASDGLHPSESAYKLFVDKMMPEVKKALQN
- a CDS encoding helix-turn-helix domain-containing protein produces the protein MRLIISFLFLLILNTTVAQPKKELTEQEYLELQDKIRFSMNGNFDEGLKYAAELQKSSNNEHLAFAYGSGSYLYQLKNNRAKCDEWYKKALEYYNRIPESVQKINLRAYLYNYRGLTEWKRKNFSNALSNYQEGIKLSTKTLDVIQIVKFKSNIALVNEEVGNYELAIRNLRQNSIFLDKNESLYEKDQFQNSKSNIYTNLGNVYEGYFMKARGKLFLLDSAEYFYKRAINYSQNYLDNKITSTLSLGNIYLYKKDFKNAERTYFDISMYAKQNNDDYYYRIANYNLGDLYHSLKNYDKALVFLKKVDSMSVKEKKTDRISFQSNYLQAKIYSAKNEPELAFKYSKMYLDSYEKYEGELREEALEVNYKLGTANLSDEMISIQEKYKYEVLWNKALKVLYVILVVGIVFFLIKNIRDKNKAQKKMNALIEEFKANLEKKEIEKAEIEKAAAEQNILVETPELEDTLLKKENANLSIDEAKENKIVEKLLALEEKLEYLNPDFTLSYVAKKIKTNTTYLSYVVNKRFGKSFGEYSNELKINYVINQMITNHLYRKYSTQAIAESVGFKNAVSFAKSFRKRTGVSPAQFANNI
- a CDS encoding rSAM-modified peptide codes for the protein MKNSAFTLENFETETISKQQQQAIKGGGNDSQTPPPTDTNNPVKGTGGNGNG
- a CDS encoding acyl-CoA dehydrogenase family protein, with translation MKPDLFQSPDYYNLDDLLTDEHKLVRESARAWVKKEVSPIIEEYAQKAEFPKQIIKGLGEIGGFGPYIPVEYGGAGLDQISYGLIMQEIERGDSGVRSTSSVQSSLVMYPIWKYGNEEQRMKYLPKLATGEFIGCFGLTEPDHGSDPGSMITNFKDMGDHYLLNGAKMWISNAPFADIAIVWAKNEEGRIHGLIVERGMEGFTTPETHNKWSLRASATGELIFDNVKVPKENLLPNKSGLGAPLGCLDSARYGIAWGAIGAAMDCYDTALRYSKERIQFGKPIGGTQLQQKKLAEMITEITKAQLLTWRLGVLRNEGKATTAQISMAKRNNVNMAITIAREARQMLGGMGITGEYSIMRHMMNLESVITYEGTHDIHLLITGMDVTGIPAFK
- a CDS encoding DUF3050 domain-containing protein, with the translated sequence MNIEAINKSIQPQKDQLLKHSLYNKIQNIDDLHSFLESHVFAVWDFMSLLKALQAKLTCTTTPWFATKNPETRYLINEIVLAEETDLTLDGRRQSHYEMYLEAMEACGADTTGILNFLSEVSSLHNIFVAIKQSQLHPNVKAFLDFTFRVIEEGKPHQIAAAFTFGREDLIPSMFTEILKNFQKNLPEVDLTKLLYYFERHIELDADEHGPMAMQMITELCEDDAQKWKEVEEVSILALERRIGLWNAIEEDIVMKTEMV
- a CDS encoding rSAM-modified peptide, encoding MKNIKLTFEDFQLEKINKEAQKIIRGGDGEDVDPKNNPAKGTGGNGNG